In Marivivens aquimaris, one genomic interval encodes:
- a CDS encoding glycogen/starch/alpha-glucan phosphorylase: protein MNMQTTVVPEQLRQKILDHLTYAQGKDISHASIYDWRMAVSLSLRDMIVDPWFNATRQIYEKHGKRVYYLSMEFLIGRLIEDAVTNLGVGDALSAILADYDIKLNDVIENEPDAALGNGGLGRLAACFLESMSTLGCPAYGYGIRYDFGLFAQRFEGGRQVEMPEDWLMHPNPWEFVRPESQYTIPFKGHVSIENGKSVWHASEAVLARAYDMPIIGWNAEWANTLRLWGALPTKLLDLDRFNSGDYTAAAAPEALARTLSRVLYPEDTTENGKELRLKQEFFLTSAALQDIIRRFLSEFSDLALLPEKVAIQMNDTHPALAGPELIRLLVDEHDMEWETAKDIATRCLSYTNHTLLPEALERWSTWLMGRVLPRHMEIIQRIDAEHKAESQRPDTVGIVMNDEVRMGELAFIMAHRVNGVSALHTDLMRETVFADLNKLHPNRIVNETNGVTPRRWLKYTNPSLSTVITDVVGSGWEADLDKLADLAPLAGNTGLQKRVMASKQENKERLAEWVKGHMGIEIDPTAMFDVQVKRIHEYKRQHLNLFETIYRWNEIRKNPTAGWTPRVKFFGGKAAPGYFMAKQIIRLINDVAEVINNDPVTKDFLKVVYPPNYNVSMAEKLIPAADLSEQISTAGKEASGTGNMKFTMNGALTIGTLDGANVEIREHVGAENFFLFGMTAQEAGECARTPDHARNAIGKSQALRDVLQIIAEGTFNRAEPSRYYDIVDNIWNHDPFLVASDFEDYLAAQADVDAAYRDRSRWAEMAILNIASSGFFSSDRTIRGYMADVWDAKSLL, encoded by the coding sequence ATGAACATGCAAACGACCGTGGTGCCTGAACAGCTTCGGCAGAAAATCCTCGACCATCTGACCTATGCGCAGGGCAAGGATATCTCGCACGCCAGCATTTACGACTGGCGGATGGCCGTGAGCCTGTCGCTGCGCGATATGATCGTTGATCCGTGGTTCAACGCGACCCGTCAGATCTACGAAAAGCATGGCAAGCGCGTTTATTACCTGTCGATGGAATTCCTGATCGGACGTCTGATCGAGGATGCGGTGACGAACCTCGGCGTGGGCGACGCGCTGAGCGCCATCCTCGCCGACTACGACATCAAACTGAACGATGTCATCGAAAACGAACCCGATGCGGCGCTGGGTAACGGCGGTCTCGGGCGTCTGGCGGCGTGTTTCCTCGAGTCCATGTCGACCCTCGGCTGCCCTGCTTACGGCTATGGCATCCGTTATGACTTCGGCTTGTTTGCACAGCGTTTCGAAGGTGGCCGTCAGGTCGAGATGCCCGAAGACTGGCTGATGCATCCGAACCCGTGGGAATTCGTGCGTCCCGAAAGCCAGTACACCATTCCGTTCAAGGGCCATGTTTCGATCGAGAACGGCAAGTCGGTCTGGCACGCGAGCGAGGCCGTTCTGGCCCGCGCCTACGATATGCCGATCATCGGTTGGAATGCCGAGTGGGCGAACACGCTGCGTCTTTGGGGTGCGCTGCCGACGAAGCTGCTGGACCTCGACCGTTTCAATTCGGGTGACTACACCGCCGCTGCCGCGCCAGAGGCACTGGCCCGTACGCTCAGCCGCGTTCTCTATCCCGAGGACACGACCGAGAACGGCAAGGAACTGCGTCTGAAGCAGGAATTCTTCCTCACCTCGGCCGCGCTGCAAGACATCATCCGCCGCTTCCTCAGCGAGTTCAGCGATCTGGCGCTGCTGCCTGAAAAGGTCGCGATCCAGATGAACGACACGCACCCCGCGCTGGCTGGGCCGGAGTTGATCCGTCTGCTCGTCGACGAACACGATATGGAGTGGGAGACCGCGAAGGACATCGCGACCCGCTGCCTGAGCTACACCAACCACACCCTGCTGCCCGAAGCGCTGGAGCGTTGGTCGACATGGCTCATGGGCCGCGTGCTGCCGCGTCACATGGAGATCATCCAGCGCATCGACGCCGAACATAAAGCAGAGTCGCAGCGCCCCGACACCGTCGGCATCGTCATGAACGACGAGGTCCGCATGGGCGAGCTGGCTTTCATCATGGCGCACCGCGTTAACGGCGTGTCGGCGCTGCATACCGATCTGATGCGCGAAACGGTCTTTGCCGACCTCAACAAGCTGCACCCGAACCGCATCGTCAATGAGACCAACGGCGTTACCCCGCGCCGCTGGCTGAAGTACACCAATCCGAGCCTGTCGACCGTCATCACCGATGTCGTCGGCAGCGGTTGGGAAGCCGACCTCGACAAACTCGCCGATCTTGCGCCGCTCGCGGGCAACACCGGCCTGCAAAAGCGCGTCATGGCGTCGAAGCAGGAAAACAAGGAACGTCTGGCCGAGTGGGTCAAAGGCCACATGGGGATCGAGATCGATCCGACCGCCATGTTCGACGTGCAGGTGAAGCGCATCCACGAATACAAGCGCCAGCACCTCAACCTGTTCGAGACGATCTACCGCTGGAACGAAATCCGCAAGAACCCGACCGCAGGCTGGACGCCGCGTGTGAAGTTCTTTGGCGGTAAGGCCGCGCCCGGCTATTTCATGGCCAAGCAGATCATCCGTCTCATCAACGACGTGGCCGAAGTCATCAACAACGATCCGGTGACCAAGGACTTCCTCAAGGTCGTCTATCCGCCGAACTACAACGTCTCGATGGCGGAAAAGCTGATCCCCGCCGCTGATCTGTCCGAACAGATTTCGACCGCAGGTAAAGAAGCCTCCGGCACCGGCAACATGAAGTTCACCATGAATGGCGCGCTGACCATCGGCACGCTCGACGGGGCAAACGTGGAAATCCGCGAGCATGTCGGGGCAGAGAACTTCTTCCTCTTTGGCATGACCGCGCAGGAAGCTGGCGAATGCGCCCGCACGCCCGATCACGCCCGCAACGCCATCGGCAAGAGCCAAGCGCTGCGTGACGTGCTCCAGATCATCGCGGAAGGCACGTTCAACCGCGCCGAGCCGAGCCGCTACTACGACATCGTCGATAACATCTGGAACCACGACCCGTTCCTCGTTGCTTCCGATTTCGAAGACTACCTCGCAGCGCAGGCCGACGTGGATGCCGCCTACCGCGACCGGTCGCGCTGGGCAGAAATGGCGATCCTCAACATCGCGTCGTCGGGCTTCTTCTCGTCCGACCGGACCATCCGCGGCTACATGGCCGACGTCTGGGACGCAAAATCGCTACTGTGA
- a CDS encoding methyl-accepting chemotaxis protein yields MLKNTKLSIKLPGVIIFLTTISCLLVGLLSYGVVQRNVRDQAYEGLKSAAAERAEDIQSHTDTILSQLELMSHDRGMATFAEDLTEAYNNSDVSEDGPGDMLRAFYITQNPHEKDERHQMLINSYDPTRYSVRHAHWQESITRLVNYYKFADMYFVDNDGEVVYSWNKDEEFGRNVYDDSEISTTKFALVAATAIRNGKKNRARGIETSIILPYEYGDEQVWFAGVPIYDRSDESLGALVVQIPLSSFTAVMTREMSMTYDTDTILIAPTRDGMLGFSESETTDIDFLVDTIADSEVSVKALAAINAGVEPRTTENGLDMISAFASVQLPAGTYGIVVEALENEVMADANHLLRIIALVTIAVGAIAGLSGLVFARAVVRPMVRLKDTLTRVSEDKNLSLVIRARRKDEVGESTRAVKDILDMFDSTLIAVREETLNVARAADDISISAQSIAENAAVQSSAVEELSSSAEETASQARAGVENAKRAGDLVQTTSNVAHEGKAKVAEMVGAMDDISKSSQEIAKTIKVIDEIAFQTNLLALNAAVEAARAGVHGRGFSVVAQEVRNLAARSAKAARETGELIDKSVRQVKVGVEVSGETSKAFEDIVGNVSHVTDLVGSIVATSEEQQRSVEHMNKAIISVAKIARESTNQAEMMSETAEKLTTMNSNVVAELSRFQLSESSTMVAEVEEQDVSETALETYQEDSDFEDFDNFGSRWADEQIVEAAIEENTAPNELAEDMENKEPANSAQPVRSVDRDERSFGFF; encoded by the coding sequence ATGCTGAAAAACACGAAACTCTCGATCAAGCTGCCCGGCGTGATCATTTTCCTCACGACGATCAGCTGCCTTCTGGTGGGTCTTCTGTCGTATGGCGTTGTTCAGAGAAACGTGCGCGATCAGGCTTACGAGGGGCTGAAGTCCGCCGCTGCCGAGCGCGCCGAGGACATCCAGTCCCACACCGATACCATTCTCAGCCAGCTTGAACTGATGTCGCATGACCGCGGCATGGCGACCTTTGCCGAGGACCTCACCGAAGCCTACAACAACTCGGACGTCAGCGAGGACGGTCCGGGTGATATGCTGCGCGCCTTCTACATCACTCAGAACCCGCACGAAAAAGACGAGCGTCACCAGATGCTCATCAACAGCTACGATCCGACCCGTTATTCCGTGCGCCACGCCCACTGGCAGGAGTCGATCACCCGCCTCGTCAACTATTACAAGTTCGCCGACATGTACTTCGTCGATAACGATGGCGAGGTCGTCTATTCGTGGAACAAGGACGAGGAATTCGGCCGCAACGTCTATGACGACAGCGAGATCAGCACGACAAAGTTCGCGCTTGTTGCCGCGACCGCCATTCGCAACGGCAAGAAAAACCGCGCGCGCGGCATCGAGACGAGCATCATCCTGCCCTACGAGTATGGTGATGAGCAGGTCTGGTTTGCCGGTGTGCCGATCTACGACCGTAGCGACGAGTCGCTCGGTGCGCTCGTGGTGCAGATCCCGCTGTCGTCCTTTACTGCGGTGATGACCCGCGAGATGTCGATGACCTACGACACGGACACGATTCTGATCGCACCGACCCGCGACGGTATGCTGGGTTTCAGTGAAAGCGAGACGACCGACATCGATTTCCTTGTCGATACGATCGCGGACTCCGAAGTGTCGGTCAAAGCACTCGCCGCGATCAATGCGGGCGTCGAGCCACGCACGACCGAAAACGGGCTCGATATGATCTCTGCCTTCGCGTCGGTCCAGCTGCCCGCTGGCACTTACGGTATCGTGGTCGAAGCGCTCGAAAACGAAGTCATGGCCGATGCGAACCACCTTTTGCGCATCATTGCCCTCGTCACGATTGCCGTCGGCGCGATCGCCGGTCTGTCGGGCCTCGTCTTTGCCCGCGCTGTCGTGCGCCCCATGGTTCGGCTGAAGGATACGCTGACCCGCGTGTCAGAGGATAAGAACCTGTCGCTCGTCATCCGCGCCCGCCGCAAGGACGAGGTCGGTGAAAGCACCCGCGCCGTCAAAGACATCCTGGATATGTTCGACAGCACCCTGATCGCTGTGCGCGAGGAAACCCTGAACGTTGCGCGCGCCGCCGACGATATTTCAATCTCTGCGCAGAGCATTGCGGAAAACGCAGCGGTCCAGTCGTCGGCTGTCGAGGAACTCAGCTCCTCCGCCGAAGAGACCGCATCGCAAGCGCGCGCTGGCGTCGAAAACGCCAAGCGGGCAGGGGATCTGGTGCAGACCACCTCCAACGTTGCGCATGAAGGTAAGGCCAAAGTTGCTGAAATGGTCGGCGCGATGGACGACATCAGCAAGAGCTCGCAAGAGATCGCCAAGACCATCAAGGTCATCGACGAGATCGCGTTCCAGACCAACCTTCTCGCGCTCAACGCCGCTGTCGAGGCGGCCCGCGCAGGCGTTCACGGTCGCGGCTTCTCTGTCGTGGCCCAAGAGGTTCGCAACCTCGCGGCCCGTTCCGCCAAGGCCGCTCGCGAGACAGGCGAACTCATCGACAAATCGGTGCGTCAGGTGAAGGTCGGCGTCGAAGTGTCGGGCGAAACCTCCAAAGCGTTCGAGGATATCGTCGGCAACGTCTCCCACGTCACCGATCTGGTCGGCAGCATCGTCGCCACATCCGAAGAACAGCAGCGCAGCGTCGAACACATGAACAAGGCGATTATCTCGGTTGCCAAGATTGCCCGCGAAAGCACCAATCAGGCCGAGATGATGTCCGAAACGGCAGAAAAACTCACCACGATGAACAGCAACGTGGTGGCCGAACTGTCCCGCTTCCAGCTCAGCGAAAGCAGCACCATGGTTGCCGAGGTCGAAGAGCAGGACGTCTCTGAAACCGCGCTGGAAACCTATCAGGAAGATTCCGACTTCGAGGATTTTGACAACTTCGGCAGCCGTTGGGCCGACGAACAGATCGTCGAAGCCGCGATCGAGGAGAACACTGCCCCCAACGAGTTGGCCGAGGACATGGAAAACAAGGAGCCCGCCAACAGCGCGCAGCCTGTCCGTTCAGTGGACCGTGACGAGCGGAGCTTCGGCTTCTTCTAA
- a CDS encoding asparaginase domain-containing protein, translating into MKLVLIHTGGTIGMAETPDGLAPKPGLVEDAIKARLPEGVELVEHVFDPLVDSADVGPDDWNHILDVIDAEPDAPVILTHGTDTMAFTGAALSQALFGLGRRVVMCGSMLPLGMDGDAEGNLDLALQAVMEPEEGVFLAFADQIMPAAGLVKHNSHQVDAFRSVPQSLTKPAVRRFAPRNLAILTLSPALPVAALTAALSALDGAVLRVFGSGTMMNDPDLIAALRAATDSGTPIRCVSQCESGGLEPGTYAAGAGLWSAGVENGGNQTAEAALVSLWLRN; encoded by the coding sequence ATGAAACTGGTTCTGATCCACACAGGCGGCACAATCGGCATGGCGGAAACGCCCGACGGCCTCGCGCCCAAGCCCGGTCTGGTCGAGGACGCGATCAAAGCGCGTCTTCCCGAAGGTGTTGAACTGGTCGAACACGTCTTCGATCCGCTGGTCGATAGTGCCGATGTCGGCCCTGATGACTGGAACCACATCCTCGATGTAATCGACGCGGAGCCCGATGCGCCTGTCATCCTCACCCACGGCACCGACACGATGGCCTTTACTGGCGCGGCGCTGTCGCAGGCGCTGTTCGGTCTGGGCCGCCGCGTTGTGATGTGCGGCTCCATGTTGCCGCTCGGTATGGACGGCGACGCCGAAGGCAACCTCGACCTCGCGCTTCAGGCTGTCATGGAGCCGGAGGAGGGCGTTTTCCTCGCCTTCGCCGACCAGATCATGCCCGCCGCCGGCCTCGTGAAACACAACAGCCATCAGGTCGACGCGTTTCGTTCGGTCCCGCAATCGCTCACCAAACCCGCTGTGCGCCGTTTTGCCCCGCGTAACCTGGCCATCCTGACCCTGTCGCCTGCGCTGCCGGTGGCGGCTCTGACCGCGGCGCTCTCTGCGCTGGACGGTGCGGTGCTGCGCGTCTTCGGCTCAGGGACCATGATGAACGACCCCGACCTGATCGCTGCGCTGCGTGCCGCGACCGACTCGGGCACACCCATCAGGTGTGTTTCGCAGTGCGAGTCGGGTGGTCTTGAGCCAGGCACCTACGCGGCAGGGGCCGGACTATGGTCTGCTGGCGTCGAAAATGGCGGGAATCAGACCGCCGAGGCGGCTCTGGTTTCGCTTTGGTTGCGGAATTAA
- a CDS encoding M10 family metallopeptidase C-terminal domain-containing protein, with the protein MTSVNQNLAVNALNGSQATKYVSQSGDASIDTFFEGTPKVWAPNNGNGPTQISFSFYNGNSATLNEGAYGSGFAGQIANEPTVQFTDAQKAAIRAALTEWEKVANVEFVEVQEVNGDAGTMRFFGTNESYNGYAAYGFYPSSTSAGGDIWLMEDYMTADSWEQGETWQFRTLMHEIGHSMGLGHAGEGGSADFPTYRTYSIMAKSDYASSWAVVDGEFRYTVSNTPMVYDIQAMQYLYGANESYNAGDTTYKFEQDDAQVTAIWDAGGEDTFDFTDFTADNIIDMRAGKYSTIAFDGVREGTVNIGNAFGVTIENLDSGAGNDKITGNDAANEINAGAGRDVVNGLDGNDVIYGGAGNDKLRGQDGNDVLNGGEGKDKLYGGAGSDQLFGDATDLLVGNGGADRFIFTGAEGRIKIKDFDAGQGDVIIAAASNGESAGDIQSQAYESGKNTILEFDDFTIVLKNTQLDDLEDHSGWLF; encoded by the coding sequence ATGACCAGTGTAAATCAAAATCTCGCCGTAAACGCCCTGAATGGTTCCCAAGCGACCAAGTATGTCAGCCAGTCGGGCGATGCCTCCATCGACACCTTCTTCGAAGGCACGCCGAAAGTCTGGGCACCGAACAACGGTAACGGCCCGACACAGATCAGCTTCAGCTTCTATAACGGCAACAGCGCCACGCTGAACGAGGGCGCATACGGTAGCGGCTTTGCGGGCCAGATCGCCAACGAGCCGACCGTACAATTCACCGACGCGCAGAAAGCCGCGATCCGCGCCGCTCTGACCGAGTGGGAAAAGGTCGCCAACGTCGAATTCGTCGAAGTTCAGGAAGTGAACGGCGACGCTGGCACGATGCGCTTCTTCGGCACCAACGAAAGCTACAACGGTTACGCAGCCTATGGCTTCTACCCGTCCTCCACTTCGGCCGGTGGCGACATCTGGTTGATGGAAGACTACATGACCGCCGACAGCTGGGAGCAGGGCGAAACCTGGCAGTTCCGTACCCTCATGCACGAAATCGGCCACTCCATGGGTCTCGGTCACGCAGGCGAGGGCGGCTCTGCCGACTTCCCGACGTACCGCACCTACTCGATCATGGCCAAGAGCGACTATGCATCGAGCTGGGCCGTTGTCGACGGCGAATTCCGTTACACCGTTTCGAACACCCCGATGGTCTACGACATTCAGGCAATGCAGTACCTATACGGTGCGAACGAAAGCTACAACGCAGGCGATACGACCTACAAATTCGAGCAAGACGACGCCCAAGTCACCGCCATCTGGGATGCTGGCGGCGAGGACACTTTCGACTTCACCGACTTTACGGCCGACAACATCATCGACATGCGTGCAGGCAAATACTCGACCATCGCATTCGATGGCGTCCGTGAAGGCACCGTCAACATCGGCAACGCATTCGGTGTGACGATCGAAAACCTCGACTCCGGCGCAGGCAACGACAAGATCACCGGCAACGACGCCGCAAATGAGATCAATGCAGGTGCGGGCCGCGACGTGGTAAACGGCCTCGACGGCAACGACGTCATCTATGGCGGCGCAGGCAACGACAAACTGCGCGGTCAGGACGGCAACGACGTGCTGAACGGCGGCGAAGGCAAGGACAAGCTCTACGGCGGTGCCGGTTCCGACCAGCTGTTTGGCGACGCGACCGACCTGCTGGTGGGCAACGGCGGCGCTGACCGCTTCATCTTTACCGGCGCCGAGGGCCGCATCAAGATCAAGGACTTCGACGCCGGCCAAGGCGACGTCATCATCGCTGCCGCTTCGAACGGCGAAAGCGCAGGGGACATCCAGTCGCAAGCCTACGAGAGCGGCAAGAACACGATCCTCGAGTTTGACGACTTCACCATCGTGCTGAAAAACACGCAGCTGGACGACCTCGAAGACCACTCCGGCTGGCTCTTCTAA
- a CDS encoding sigma-70 family RNA polymerase sigma factor, whose product MRDFARMFSAAVIGGDVAASDDDSNILLVDIARGSRDAFDRFYELHAGLAFGVVLRVVRDRSLAEDILQDVFVKVWRSAGQFDRNRSAATTWLVTIARNAAIDNVRRSQRRVVTTQINEWNGGNDKSSEDEMMLTDDKRVLAICLDELEGKQRWAVGKAYLEGFTYQELAVAMDAPLNTVRSWLRRSLHRLRLCLEERQP is encoded by the coding sequence ATGAGGGACTTCGCCCGTATGTTTTCTGCGGCAGTAATCGGGGGCGATGTGGCTGCTTCGGACGATGACAGTAATATTCTACTGGTCGACATCGCGCGCGGATCGCGAGATGCGTTCGACCGGTTTTACGAACTTCACGCGGGGCTTGCCTTCGGTGTCGTGCTGCGCGTTGTCCGCGATCGTTCGCTGGCCGAGGATATTTTGCAGGACGTGTTCGTAAAGGTCTGGCGGTCTGCTGGTCAGTTCGACCGCAACCGCTCTGCCGCGACGACGTGGCTGGTCACCATCGCCCGCAATGCCGCCATCGACAACGTCCGCCGCTCGCAGCGCCGCGTGGTGACGACCCAGATCAACGAATGGAACGGCGGGAACGACAAATCGTCCGAAGACGAAATGATGCTCACCGACGACAAGCGTGTGCTGGCGATCTGTCTCGACGAACTTGAAGGCAAGCAGCGCTGGGCTGTCGGGAAGGCGTACCTCGAAGGGTTCACCTATCAGGAACTGGCCGTCGCGATGGACGCTCCGCTGAACACCGTGCGATCGTGGCTCCGCCGGTCGTTGCACCGTCTGCGCCTGTGCCTTGAGGAGCGCCAACCATGA
- a CDS encoding ATP-binding response regulator, with translation MTRLSDPSVKPEFFSSTEPLKDGFAVSRLYKLRRSVAKAPFRFLIFLVPVVVMWTLLMSVGAAMHGSNLFAIQFSPHIAHYTIIIGMIIYPARLFWVPVVVFIFVFLMPIFLPMSGMEHWRELVVTAPWVLVFFLIINIVSAVITGLVAMRTLQRAKTRLSAYAADMTMVLVTQAGFLAMNLAMIATFYTYMANLSPDLQALMGFDDNFLSLAVKRTLRGCTVLLVFFLAVLQKAELKDAQYVAPTLAIYFCLAILHLEGYGGFQPMDAILVAIALCFVLPPRIAPLAQATGFALYSGMTGNFLKDIIPSDARDNLMDYYAIILLAFVGYFLSYRGFVEHREQTSKASIRRLDAARDFAGVGIFVVNQNQAIIQLDRTGQRMFSLEHPFIPIFELFERFEPDAQAKLATLGIVEPGQTAELVLHVRGRREEIRILRILVWAERSESGAKLAYGLVMDVTVQAAQREDLEKALAVLEEKDERQRRMFSIISHEIRTPASVMSMLIEDLGEDTVAKLQPKLKEASHQLLGVLSDMRQAVNPEQNLAVVKKPYKPSELADTVRNTYQDQASKYKMTIGVTLGRNAHMSRVGDSARLKQLIGNLVRNAIIHSRGRKIDIGFDCVRDEDDNPWSVWTVKDDGIGIAPEQVERLFEPFERGGNDPRNQADGSGLGLYIAKTAVELLGGTIEYIQQPRGACYMISVPEDVSNDADEVAAVRKTADPARLSRMDVLLVEDNALVADVTKARLEKIFRSVTLARTGVEAMYSLSNATPDLLVTDLFMPEMEGDVLIKTLIERGHTFPMIGLTAAAVGNDMERFHEAGASLVLSKPMDMELLLAHLAEMEDA, from the coding sequence ATGACTCGACTCTCTGATCCCAGTGTGAAGCCAGAGTTTTTCTCGTCCACCGAACCTCTCAAGGACGGCTTCGCCGTCTCGCGCCTGTACAAACTGCGGCGGAGCGTTGCCAAGGCTCCGTTCAGGTTCCTGATCTTCCTCGTGCCCGTCGTGGTGATGTGGACGCTGCTGATGTCCGTCGGCGCAGCGATGCACGGCTCGAACCTGTTCGCGATCCAGTTCAGCCCGCACATCGCGCATTACACCATCATCATCGGCATGATTATCTACCCCGCGCGCCTGTTCTGGGTGCCCGTGGTGGTGTTCATCTTCGTATTCCTGATGCCGATCTTCCTTCCCATGAGCGGGATGGAGCACTGGCGGGAGTTGGTCGTGACCGCACCGTGGGTCTTGGTGTTCTTCCTGATCATCAACATCGTCAGCGCGGTCATCACGGGACTTGTCGCAATGCGGACGCTCCAGCGGGCCAAGACGCGCCTGTCGGCCTATGCCGCGGATATGACGATGGTTCTGGTCACGCAGGCGGGCTTCCTTGCCATGAACCTCGCGATGATCGCGACGTTCTACACCTACATGGCCAACCTGTCGCCCGACCTTCAGGCGCTTATGGGGTTTGACGACAACTTCCTGTCGCTCGCCGTCAAACGCACCCTGCGCGGCTGTACGGTGCTGCTGGTGTTCTTCCTCGCCGTTCTGCAAAAGGCCGAACTGAAGGATGCGCAGTATGTCGCGCCGACACTTGCGATCTATTTCTGCCTCGCGATCCTGCACCTCGAAGGGTACGGCGGCTTCCAACCCATGGATGCGATCCTCGTTGCCATCGCGCTTTGCTTTGTTCTTCCTCCCCGTATCGCACCGCTCGCGCAGGCGACCGGTTTCGCGCTCTATTCCGGCATGACGGGGAACTTCCTCAAGGACATCATCCCGTCCGACGCCCGCGACAACCTGATGGACTACTACGCCATCATCCTGCTGGCCTTCGTCGGATATTTCCTGAGCTATCGCGGGTTTGTCGAACACCGCGAACAGACCAGCAAAGCCAGTATCCGCCGTTTGGATGCCGCGCGCGATTTTGCGGGTGTGGGCATCTTCGTAGTCAACCAGAACCAAGCGATCATCCAGCTCGACCGGACGGGTCAGCGCATGTTCTCGCTCGAACATCCATTCATTCCGATTTTCGAGCTGTTTGAGCGGTTCGAACCCGACGCGCAGGCGAAACTGGCGACCTTGGGCATCGTAGAACCCGGACAGACGGCAGAGCTGGTGCTGCACGTCCGTGGCCGCCGCGAAGAAATCCGTATCTTGCGTATCCTCGTTTGGGCCGAGCGGTCCGAGAGCGGTGCGAAGCTGGCCTACGGCCTCGTCATGGATGTCACCGTTCAGGCTGCCCAGCGCGAAGATCTGGAGAAAGCACTCGCCGTGCTGGAAGAAAAGGACGAGCGGCAGCGGCGCATGTTCTCGATCATCTCGCACGAAATCCGCACCCCTGCCTCGGTCATGTCGATGCTGATCGAAGATCTTGGCGAAGACACCGTGGCGAAGCTGCAACCGAAGCTGAAAGAGGCGTCGCACCAACTGCTCGGCGTGCTGTCGGACATGCGTCAGGCCGTTAACCCCGAACAGAACCTCGCCGTCGTCAAAAAGCCCTACAAGCCGTCCGAGCTCGCCGACACGGTGCGCAACACCTATCAGGACCAGGCGTCGAAGTACAAAATGACCATCGGCGTGACGCTGGGCAGGAACGCCCACATGAGCCGTGTCGGGGACAGTGCGCGCCTCAAACAGCTGATCGGCAACCTCGTGCGCAACGCGATCATTCACTCGCGCGGGCGCAAGATCGACATCGGCTTCGATTGCGTTCGCGACGAGGACGACAATCCGTGGAGCGTCTGGACCGTCAAGGACGACGGCATCGGCATCGCGCCCGAGCAGGTCGAGCGCCTGTTCGAACCGTTCGAGCGCGGCGGAAACGACCCGCGCAATCAGGCGGACGGCAGCGGGCTTGGCCTCTATATCGCGAAGACAGCGGTGGAGCTCTTGGGCGGGACGATCGAATACATCCAGCAGCCGCGCGGTGCTTGCTATATGATCAGCGTGCCCGAAGACGTGTCGAACGATGCCGACGAGGTCGCAGCGGTCCGCAAGACCGCCGACCCTGCCCGCCTCTCGCGGATGGACGTCCTGCTGGTCGAGGATAACGCGCTAGTGGCCGATGTCACCAAAGCGCGGCTGGAGAAAATCTTCCGATCCGTCACCTTGGCCCGCACGGGTGTGGAGGCGATGTACTCCCTGTCAAACGCCACGCCGGATCTGCTGGTCACGGACCTCTTCATGCCCGAAATGGAAGGCGATGTGCTCATCAAGACGCTGATCGAGCGCGGCCATACCTTCCCGATGATCGGCCTTACGGCTGCGGCGGTCGGCAATGACATGGAACGTTTCCACGAGGCCGGCGCTTCGCTGGTTCTGTCAAAACCGATGGACATGGAGCTCCTGCTCGCGCACCTCGCCGAAATGGAAGACGCCTAG